From a single Anas acuta chromosome 16, bAnaAcu1.1, whole genome shotgun sequence genomic region:
- the ADIG gene encoding adipogenin isoform X2, protein MQRELLKEQVPPAEEIKKQSSDEFEPDPKFEGEPAEDENQNDTSSTEFQEDACSASDSWSQNQKIRSSHNEKSALCNIMMLLCTMISSLIWNFLSHLLQISNVLRIQLLPSSLIVPVTQLFDLLGDNAVKILDSLKLESRGLLTSVLGMRFKKTGMLKLREPPQGGNEKGSPETIGSNPFQRQ, encoded by the exons ATGCAACGGGAGTTATTAAAAG AACAGGTACCccctgcagaagaaataaagaaacaatcTTCTGATGAGTTTGAGCCTGATCCCAAATTTGAAGGTGAACCAGCAGAGGATGAAAACCAGAATGACACATCCAGTACAGAATTTCAAGAGGATGCATGTTCAG cttcaGACAGCTGGTCTCAGAATCAGAAGATAAGATCCTCCCACAATGAGAAGAGTGCTCTTTGTAACATCATGATG CTGTTGTGCACCATGATTTCTTCTCTCATCTGGAATTTTCTCAGCCACTTGCTCCAGATCTCCAATGTCCTGAGGATTCAACTGCTGCCATCCTCTCTGATTGTCCCTGTCACTCAGCTTTTTGATTTACTGGGTGACAATGCTGTGAAAATCCTAGACTCCTTGAAGCTTGAAAGCAGAGGGCTGTTAACTTCAGTCTTGGGGATGAGATTCAAGAAAACTGGAATGCTGAAGCTCAGAGAACCACCTCAGGGTGGAAATGAAAAAGGTAGTCCTGAGACCATTGGCAGCAATCCTTTCCAGCGTCAGTGA
- the ADIG gene encoding adipogenin isoform X1, with protein sequence MRYPLVPLVTEMTFPLLFFWFCLPFVLLLIVLIFWLQLLLNEEQVPPAEEIKKQSSDEFEPDPKFEGEPAEDENQNDTSSTEFQEDACSASDSWSQNQKIRSSHNEKSALCNIMMLLCTMISSLIWNFLSHLLQISNVLRIQLLPSSLIVPVTQLFDLLGDNAVKILDSLKLESRGLLTSVLGMRFKKTGMLKLREPPQGGNEKGSPETIGSNPFQRQ encoded by the exons ATGAGGTACCCTCTGGTTCCTTTGGTGACTGAGATgacctttcctcttcttttcttctggttttgtttgccaTTTGTATTGCTATTGATTGTACTGATTTTCTGGCTACAGCTTTTACTTAATGAAG AACAGGTACCccctgcagaagaaataaagaaacaatcTTCTGATGAGTTTGAGCCTGATCCCAAATTTGAAGGTGAACCAGCAGAGGATGAAAACCAGAATGACACATCCAGTACAGAATTTCAAGAGGATGCATGTTCAG cttcaGACAGCTGGTCTCAGAATCAGAAGATAAGATCCTCCCACAATGAGAAGAGTGCTCTTTGTAACATCATGATG CTGTTGTGCACCATGATTTCTTCTCTCATCTGGAATTTTCTCAGCCACTTGCTCCAGATCTCCAATGTCCTGAGGATTCAACTGCTGCCATCCTCTCTGATTGTCCCTGTCACTCAGCTTTTTGATTTACTGGGTGACAATGCTGTGAAAATCCTAGACTCCTTGAAGCTTGAAAGCAGAGGGCTGTTAACTTCAGTCTTGGGGATGAGATTCAAGAAAACTGGAATGCTGAAGCTCAGAGAACCACCTCAGGGTGGAAATGAAAAAGGTAGTCCTGAGACCATTGGCAGCAATCCTTTCCAGCGTCAGTGA